CTCTTCTTCAGAAGCTCGTTTGAGTCCATGTCCATTCAAATAGCCATTGACACCAATTCGAGAATATCCATCACCTGGATTTTGCCGTCTCCCGCGGTCTTAGCGGAATCTTCCAGCGTCAATACGCAGAACGGGCACGCGGTAGCCAATATCTCAGCGCCCACCTCCAGTGCGTCTTTGACCCTGATTTGCGCCAGGCGCTCCCCCGACTCTTCTGATGCCTCTATCCACATTCTGCCTCCTCCACCCTCGCAGCATAAGCTCTTTTCCCGCGATCGATCGAGTTCGACAAAAGTCACTCCCGGAATGGATTGGATTATTTTTCGGGGCTCATCAAAAATCCCGTTTTGCTTGCCCAGGAAACAGGGATCGTGATAAGTGATCGTCTTTTTGACTTCTTTGGACAAAGGAAGCTGTCCCTTATCGATCAGTTCTGCCAGAACCTGGGTATAATGCTTTACCTGGAATTCGCCCTTGGGATACTCGTTTTTCAACGCATTGAAGCAGTGAGGCGAGATGGTGACGATCTCCTTGGCGCCGACTTTCTGGAAGAGCTTCATATTCTTTTCCACCAGCTCTTCAAAAAGGCCTTCCTCTCCCAGCCTTCTCATCTCGTTTCCGCAGCAGCTTTCCTCATTTCCCAACATGGCGAAGCTGACCCCTGCGTGGTTGAAGGTTTTCACCAGAACCCTGGCCACTTCCTGTATCCTGGGATCATAGGCAGCGGCACAGCAAACAAAGAACACAACATCTGCTTTAACTTGCTGATTACTATTGGCAGGCTGCAAACTCGTCGCCCATTCCGATCTTTTGTTTCGGGGCTTTCCCCATGGATTCCCGTGCTTGAATACTCCCTCCATCGCATCCATAGCTGTGGTCGGGACGCGTCCCTCTTCAACGAGGATACTTCGCATACCAATAATTACCTCGGAGGGTTTGAGCCCCCTGGGACAGCGGATGGAACAGGTAGAGCAAGTGGTGCAATCCCAAATCTCTTTCTTATCGAAAATGGTCTCAGCGCTATCACGTATGATGGCCTCACGAACCATTCTCCTGATGTTAAGAGCACTTCTCGAAGTGACAGGGCACCCGCTGGTGCATCGGCCACATTGATAGCAGCCCAACAGGTCGTACTTTTGAGCAAAACTGGTTTCACCGATGTTCATCGGTTTGTCTCCTTATTATCCGCCCTTTAATGCCAGCATTCGATCTTTCAGCAATGGTACCACTTTGAACAAATCATCCACAATGCCATAATCGGCCACTCCGAAAATGGGGGCTCTGGGGTCTTTGTTGATGGCGATCAAGGTGCCAGCCCCCCTTATCCCGGCGAGATGCTGGAAGGCCCCGCTTATGCCAATAGCCACATAGAGTTTTGGGGCAACTGTAGTCCCAGAGGTTCCCACCTGCCGATATTTGGGAAGCCATTTCTTGTCCACCACAGGCCGGGAGCAAGCCAGAGTGCCTCCCATGGCTTTGGCAAGCTCCTCCACCATTGGGATGTTCGCCGGATCTTTGATCCCATAGCCTACAGATACGATAATATCTGCCTGAGTTAAGTCTACATCGCCCTTGGCGGCCTCTACGTATTCGATGAACTTCTTGTACTTGGCGTCCTCTTTCAGCGGGGATTCCACTATTTCCACTTCCCCACCCTTGAGTCCCGACTCGGTTGCCGGGCAAGATCCGGGTCGAATCGTAGCCATGCAAGCCTGTGGTTGGGAAAAGGAGGTCTGGACATTTACCTTGCCGCCATACATCTGCCGTAAAGCAACAAACCTATCCCCGCTGAATTGCAGATCGATGCAGTCGGTGGAAAGAGATAGACCCTTTTCAGCAGCCAGGCTGGGGGCCAGATCCAGGCCGAATCCGGTATGTCCGATCATGGTCAGCATCGGCTTCCTTGAGTCGATCAAAGCCGATAGGACATTCTGGTATAATTCGCTGTTGAAATTGGCTAACCTCTGGTCTTCTACCATCAACACGCGGTCAGCCCTTTGGGCCAGATCACCGGCAAGAGACTTGACCTGATGGCCCAAAAGTATGGCGGTTAGCTGGGCGCCTGACTTGGAGGCTAACTCCCTCCCTTTGGTCAGCATCTCCCACGTGATGTCTCGAATTGTTCCGCTTCTATGTTCTGCCAGGACAAATATCTGCGACATCTAAGCCACCCCCCCTTTCTCTTTCAATATCTGCGAAAGCTTCTCCACCACCTCAGCCGTACTCCCTTTCAGAATCTCCGCCTGCTTCGAGGAGACGGGCACAAACATCTTCTCTATTCGTGTTCGGGAGCCACGCTCTCCGACTTCGTTCTCAGCCAGGCCGATCTCCTTGAGATCCAATACTTTCGTCTCTTTCTTCGCCGCCTTCCTGATAGCCATGATGCTGACATATCTGGGCTCATTCATCCCTGTTTGAACGGAGAAAACGGCCGGAAGTTTCACCTCATCCACTTCTTCAAGCCCGCTTTCCAACTCCCGGTGCACTTTAGCCACAGACCCTGTGATTTCGATCTGCGTCACCACGGCAGCATGAGGTACCTTCAAGAGCTCGGCCAACGTGGGTCCCACCTGGGCCAGGCCGTCGTCATCGGCCTGCACTCCGGTGAGCACCAGGTCGAAGGGGAGTTTCCGAACCACCTGAGACAAAACTCTCGCGACAGCGTAACTATCCGATCCAGCAAAAGCCGGATCGGTAATCCTGATGGCAGCATCAGCTCCGCCGGCAAGGCCTTTGATCAAAGTGTCTTCCACGTCGTTAGGACCCATAGATATCACGGTGACCGATCCTCCGAACTTTTCCTTCAAGAGGACGGCTTCCTCCAAAGCGTAACGATCCCACTCATTGATGTCATGCACCATGTTTTCCGTATTGATTCCCTTGCCATCCTTGGCGATGGTCACATCAGCCTCTTTGGTGTCCGGAACGCGCTTAACGCAAACTACAATATTCATCTCTTCTACTCCTTGCAGCGTCTATTCAGGCAGGAGACAAGACGGGCGCCGCCTTTTCATTAAGACCCAACTCAGTAGCCACTACCTCTCTGTGAAAATCAGGGCTGCCAAACAGGAGCGCCGACTGGCGAGCCCGGCGATAATACAATCCCATGTCATCATCCCAACTGGTGCCCAAAGCGCCTTTGATGCGAATTCCCATGCGCGTGCCCTTGCGATACATGTCACTGACCCACGTCTTGGCTGCGGCTATCTCCTTCGTACATGGCTGGTTCTGATTGACCAGCCATCCGGCGTAATAAGCATAGCTCCTACCTAACGATAGGTCCAACCACATATCCACCAGATAGTGCTGAATGCTCTGGTAACTTCCGATGTGATGGTCAAACTGCATCCGCTGTTTGGCGTGCGTCACTGCAGCTTCCAGCACCCATCCTGACCCACCGATCATCTCAGCACACTTGGCCAGAGCTGCCTGCTCAATGAGGCGGCTGACCACTGGCCACCCCTGGTCTATCGGGCCCAGCAGATTCTTCAGCGGCACCTTTACATTCTCGAAAATGAGCTCGTTTTGCTTGTCATTGGCGATGCTT
This genomic stretch from Dehalococcoidia bacterium harbors:
- a CDS encoding (Fe-S)-binding protein; translation: MNIGETSFAQKYDLLGCYQCGRCTSGCPVTSRSALNIRRMVREAIIRDSAETIFDKKEIWDCTTCSTCSIRCPRGLKPSEVIIGMRSILVEEGRVPTTAMDAMEGVFKHGNPWGKPRNKRSEWATSLQPANSNQQVKADVVFFVCCAAAYDPRIQEVARVLVKTFNHAGVSFAMLGNEESCCGNEMRRLGEEGLFEELVEKNMKLFQKVGAKEIVTISPHCFNALKNEYPKGEFQVKHYTQVLAELIDKGQLPLSKEVKKTITYHDPCFLGKQNGIFDEPRKIIQSIPGVTFVELDRSREKSLCCEGGGGRMWIEASEESGERLAQIRVKDALEVGAEILATACPFCVLTLEDSAKTAGDGKIQVMDILELVSMAI
- a CDS encoding electron transfer flavoprotein subunit alpha/FixB family protein, which translates into the protein MSQIFVLAEHRSGTIRDITWEMLTKGRELASKSGAQLTAILLGHQVKSLAGDLAQRADRVLMVEDQRLANFNSELYQNVLSALIDSRKPMLTMIGHTGFGLDLAPSLAAEKGLSLSTDCIDLQFSGDRFVALRQMYGGKVNVQTSFSQPQACMATIRPGSCPATESGLKGGEVEIVESPLKEDAKYKKFIEYVEAAKGDVDLTQADIIVSVGYGIKDPANIPMVEELAKAMGGTLACSRPVVDKKWLPKYRQVGTSGTTVAPKLYVAIGISGAFQHLAGIRGAGTLIAINKDPRAPIFGVADYGIVDDLFKVVPLLKDRMLALKGG
- a CDS encoding electron transfer flavoprotein subunit beta/FixA family protein — translated: MNIVVCVKRVPDTKEADVTIAKDGKGINTENMVHDINEWDRYALEEAVLLKEKFGGSVTVISMGPNDVEDTLIKGLAGGADAAIRITDPAFAGSDSYAVARVLSQVVRKLPFDLVLTGVQADDDGLAQVGPTLAELLKVPHAAVVTQIEITGSVAKVHRELESGLEEVDEVKLPAVFSVQTGMNEPRYVSIMAIRKAAKKETKVLDLKEIGLAENEVGERGSRTRIEKMFVPVSSKQAEILKGSTAEVVEKLSQILKEKGGVA